The Sphingopyxis fribergensis genome contains a region encoding:
- the nusA gene encoding transcription termination factor NusA: MATAISANKAELLAIANSVASEKMIDKGIVIEAIEEAIQRAARARYGAENDIRAKLDAQTGDLRLWRVVEVVEQVEDYFKQVDLAAGQKLQKDAKIGDFIVDPLPAVDLGRIDAQSAKQVIFQKVREADRERQYQEFKDRAGEIITGVVKSVEFGHIVVNLGRAEGVIRRDQQIPRELMRVGDRVRALILSVRSETRGPQIFLSRAHPDFMKKLFAQEVPEIYDGIIEIKAAARDPGSRAKIGVISYDGSIDPVGACVGMKGSRVQAVVQEMQGEKIDIIPWSEDTATFVVNALQPATVQRVVIDEDDSRIEVVVPDDQLSLAIGRRGQNVRLASQLTGSQIDIMTEADASEKRQREFVERSTMFQEELDVDETLAQLLVAEGFTELEEVAYVGIEELAGIEGFDEELAQELQSRALEGLERREEASRAERRELGVEDALADIPHLTEAMLVVLGKAGIKTLDDLADLATDELIAKKRTDNRRGPPRSERAEDKGGVLGEYGLSEEQGNEIIMAARAHWFDDEPSDAAPEAEPAVEPQNGEAADADPAQ; encoded by the coding sequence ATGGCCACTGCCATTTCCGCCAACAAGGCCGAACTCCTCGCGATTGCCAACAGCGTCGCCAGCGAGAAGATGATCGACAAGGGCATCGTCATCGAGGCCATCGAGGAGGCGATCCAGCGCGCCGCGCGCGCCCGCTACGGCGCCGAAAACGACATTCGCGCGAAGCTGGACGCCCAGACCGGCGACCTGCGCCTGTGGCGCGTCGTCGAGGTCGTCGAGCAGGTCGAGGATTATTTCAAGCAGGTCGACCTGGCTGCCGGCCAGAAGCTTCAGAAGGACGCCAAGATCGGCGACTTCATCGTCGATCCGCTGCCCGCGGTCGACCTCGGCCGCATTGATGCGCAGTCGGCAAAGCAGGTGATCTTCCAGAAGGTCCGCGAAGCCGATCGCGAGCGCCAGTATCAGGAATTCAAGGATCGCGCGGGTGAGATCATCACCGGCGTCGTGAAGTCGGTCGAATTCGGCCACATCGTCGTGAACCTAGGCCGCGCCGAGGGCGTCATCCGCCGCGACCAGCAGATCCCGCGCGAATTGATGCGCGTCGGCGACCGCGTCCGCGCGCTGATCCTGTCGGTGCGCAGCGAAACGCGCGGCCCGCAGATTTTCCTGTCGCGCGCGCACCCCGACTTCATGAAGAAACTGTTCGCGCAGGAAGTCCCCGAAATCTACGACGGCATCATCGAGATCAAGGCCGCTGCGCGCGATCCCGGTTCGCGCGCCAAGATCGGCGTCATCAGCTATGACGGTTCGATCGATCCCGTCGGCGCCTGCGTCGGCATGAAGGGCAGCCGCGTCCAGGCGGTCGTCCAGGAAATGCAGGGCGAAAAGATCGACATCATCCCCTGGTCCGAAGATACCGCGACCTTCGTCGTCAACGCGCTCCAGCCGGCAACGGTCCAGCGCGTCGTCATCGACGAGGATGACAGCCGCATCGAAGTCGTCGTTCCCGACGACCAGCTCAGCCTCGCCATCGGCCGCCGCGGCCAGAATGTCCGCCTCGCGAGCCAGCTGACCGGCAGCCAGATCGACATCATGACCGAGGCCGACGCGAGCGAAAAGCGCCAGCGTGAATTCGTCGAACGCTCGACGATGTTCCAGGAAGAACTCGACGTCGACGAAACGCTCGCGCAGCTGCTCGTCGCCGAAGGCTTCACCGAACTCGAAGAAGTCGCCTATGTCGGCATCGAGGAACTCGCCGGGATCGAAGGGTTTGACGAAGAACTGGCGCAGGAACTGCAAAGCCGCGCGCTCGAAGGCTTGGAACGCCGCGAAGAAGCCTCGCGCGCCGAGCGCCGCGAGCTGGGGGTCGAGGACGCGCTGGCCGATATCCCGCACCTGACCGAAGCGATGCTGGTGGTGCTGGGCAAGGCGGGGATCAAGACGCTCGATGACCTGGCCGACCTGGCGACCGACGAACTGATCGCCAAGAAGCGCACCGACAACCGCCGCGGCCCGCCGCGCAGCGAACGCGCCGAGGACAAGGGCGGCGTGCTGGGCGAATATGGCCTGAGCGAAGAACAGGGTAACGAGATCATCATGGCGGCGCGCGCCCACTGGTTCGACGACGAACCGTCGGACGCTGCGCCTGAAGCTGAGCCCGCGGTTGAGCCGCAAAACGGGGAGGCCGCCGATGCGGACCCCGCACAATGA
- a CDS encoding DUF448 domain-containing protein, translating into MRTPHNDQLSEPDRAGRRGRHVPERRCVITGEVSPAERLVRLALGPDGNIAPDVHGKAPGRGAWIGVDRAALEAAQAKGKLKGGLARALQDGNFTIPDDLGARIEAQLQRATLDRLGLESRSGTLLSGNEKIETAARKGQVRLLLHASDAGEDGRKKLAQAWRVGEDDEGSGREGLVLPVDRGTLSMALGRENAVHLALTDARAADRVLAHLSRWQFFTGWSRDAANRDSDPHTAPAFGEEKNGALPTGTAASDAF; encoded by the coding sequence ATGCGGACCCCGCACAATGATCAGCTGAGCGAACCAGACCGCGCTGGTCGGCGCGGCCGGCATGTGCCTGAACGGCGCTGCGTCATCACCGGCGAGGTTTCGCCGGCCGAACGGCTCGTGCGCCTCGCGCTCGGGCCCGACGGCAATATTGCGCCCGACGTCCATGGCAAGGCGCCGGGGCGCGGCGCGTGGATCGGCGTCGACCGCGCGGCGCTTGAAGCTGCACAGGCCAAGGGCAAGCTGAAAGGCGGGCTGGCGCGCGCGCTTCAGGACGGCAATTTCACCATTCCCGATGATCTAGGCGCGCGTATCGAGGCACAGCTTCAGCGCGCGACGCTCGACCGGCTGGGGCTGGAATCGCGATCGGGCACGCTGCTTAGCGGCAATGAAAAGATCGAAACCGCGGCGCGCAAGGGCCAGGTCCGCCTGCTCCTCCACGCCAGCGACGCGGGCGAGGACGGCCGCAAGAAACTGGCGCAAGCATGGCGCGTTGGCGAGGACGACGAAGGCTCGGGCCGCGAGGGCCTGGTCTTGCCGGTGGACCGCGGCACCCTATCTATGGCATTGGGGCGCGAGAATGCGGTGCATCTGGCGTTGACCGACGCCCGCGCTGCGGACCGGGTACTGGCGCATTTGAGCCGCTGGCAGTTTTTCACAGGATGGAGTAGGGACGCGGCCAACCGCGATTCCGACCCGCATACCGCGCCGGCTTTTGGCGAGGAAAAAAATGGGGCGCTGCCGACCGGCACCGCCGCTTCGGACGCGTTTTGA
- the rimP gene encoding ribosome maturation protein RimP: MADLDVLNAIIAPEAEAMGLALVRVAFFGGESDPTLQVMAERPDTRQLTIDDCADLSRRISVQLDALEEAGKDPIDQAYRLEVSSPGIDRPLTRPADFADWAGHEAKIALKEKRDGRQRFNGELVGIDGDVVTILDKEGVEHKLPFDAIDTAKLVLTDKLIAATVPLSIEGADEMEEEGQD; encoded by the coding sequence TTGGCCGATCTCGACGTCCTGAATGCGATCATCGCGCCCGAAGCCGAAGCGATGGGCCTGGCGCTCGTGCGCGTCGCCTTTTTCGGCGGTGAGAGCGATCCGACGTTGCAGGTGATGGCCGAACGCCCCGACACGCGTCAGCTGACGATCGACGATTGCGCCGACCTGTCGCGCCGTATTTCGGTCCAGCTCGATGCGCTCGAGGAAGCGGGCAAGGACCCGATCGACCAGGCCTATCGTCTGGAAGTCTCGTCGCCGGGCATCGACCGGCCGCTGACGCGCCCCGCCGACTTCGCCGACTGGGCGGGGCATGAGGCGAAGATTGCGCTGAAGGAAAAGCGCGATGGTCGCCAGCGCTTCAACGGCGAACTGGTCGGTATCGACGGCGATGTCGTCACGATTTTGGATAAGGAAGGGGTGGAACATAAGCTGCCGTTCGACGCGATCGACACGGCCAAGCTCGTTCTCACCGACAAATTGATTGCCGCAACCGTCCCGCTCTCGATCGAGGGCGCCGACGAAATGGAAGAAGAAGGACAGGACTGA